One genomic window of Sodaliphilus pleomorphus includes the following:
- a CDS encoding porin produces the protein MKKIFSLLLGCAVMSAPAMYAEDAAAVATPEQPTTAAVAEPTAEATPAPQEKSTWEKILANMPKISGYLQTGWNWAQDSYDNSHATSSFQAKRLRLIMDGKVGEKVDFRLQIEAFNGIAGSTNGNGQKNLQVMDAFATWKVMPEFKIRAGQFYTPLGYENYDISPKTLETVDFSNIVYRMACRNPYEYNFVDYGRDLGVMLMGDLFDSGKGFRYLHYDLALTNGSIPCKDDDNSSKDFYVSATVRPVKFFNIKATYNYGKYKDNSKIADGSKYNPMHRFVVGAWYNDPQGIDLRAEYGLLKSKVDGQKRLDEQGAYVLAGYHAGKWLPMVRWDMYRDKMQNTVNPNGETIQKCNANYNYNRILVGVNYQLFKNVTIQFNYHHFFFNDKQYTSNGEEYSGRNQIQLMGRFCF, from the coding sequence ATGAAAAAAATTTTCTCATTATTATTAGGTTGTGCAGTCATGTCGGCACCCGCAATGTATGCCGAGGATGCAGCTGCAGTTGCAACACCTGAGCAACCCACTACAGCAGCAGTTGCCGAGCCAACTGCCGAGGCCACTCCGGCTCCCCAAGAGAAATCTACATGGGAGAAAATCCTGGCCAACATGCCCAAGATATCTGGTTACCTGCAGACAGGTTGGAACTGGGCACAGGACAGCTATGACAACTCTCACGCCACTTCTTCGTTCCAAGCCAAGCGCCTGCGCTTGATCATGGACGGCAAGGTGGGCGAGAAGGTAGACTTCCGCCTGCAAATCGAGGCCTTCAACGGCATCGCTGGCTCTACCAACGGCAACGGTCAGAAGAACCTGCAAGTGATGGACGCATTTGCAACTTGGAAAGTGATGCCCGAGTTCAAGATTCGCGCCGGTCAATTCTACACTCCTCTGGGCTATGAGAACTACGACATCTCGCCCAAGACCCTGGAAACTGTTGACTTCTCCAACATCGTTTACCGCATGGCATGCCGCAACCCCTATGAGTACAACTTTGTCGACTACGGCCGTGACCTGGGCGTGATGCTGATGGGTGATCTCTTCGACAGTGGCAAGGGCTTCCGCTACCTGCACTACGACCTGGCCTTGACCAACGGCTCTATTCCTTGCAAGGACGACGACAACAGCTCCAAGGACTTCTATGTGAGTGCAACTGTGCGCCCCGTGAAGTTCTTCAACATCAAGGCTACCTACAACTACGGCAAGTACAAAGACAACTCCAAGATTGCCGACGGCAGCAAGTACAACCCTATGCACCGCTTCGTGGTGGGCGCTTGGTACAACGATCCTCAAGGCATCGACCTGCGCGCCGAGTATGGCCTGCTCAAGTCTAAAGTCGACGGCCAGAAGCGTCTCGACGAGCAAGGCGCCTATGTGCTGGCTGGCTATCACGCAGGCAAGTGGCTGCCCATGGTGCGCTGGGACATGTATCGCGACAAGATGCAGAACACTGTGAACCCCAACGGCGAGACCATCCAAAAGTGCAATGCCAACTACAACTACAACCGTATCCTGGTGGGTGTGAACTACCAACTGTTCAAGAACGTGACGATTCAATTCAACTATCATCACTTCTTCTTCAACGACAAGCAGTACACCAGCAACGGCGAGGAGTACAGCGGCCGCAACCAGATCCAACTCATGGGTCGTTTCTGCTTCTAA